The Lathyrus oleraceus cultivar Zhongwan6 chromosome 5, CAAS_Psat_ZW6_1.0, whole genome shotgun sequence genome includes the window AGTATCAGTTTCAATTGATAGTCTGTGTTATGCCTATGGTTGGCTATTTGATGACGATTCAGTTGAGACTAGTTTCATAGTATGTGAGGCTCCCGACCAGTATGGTATCTTTTGTGTGCATATCTTAATTTGTTGATTTACAATATgattatttaaatttttgtttttaaaTGCTACTATTTCAAAGTTTCAAACATGGTATATATTTTCTTTTATATTAAATATAATAGAATTCGTTATTATATTAAAAATTTGTTAATCATCAAAGTGGTCAAATTCATTAAAGTTTACAATTCTGAatcttttaaaaaataaattttgatttGATGCTATATGAATAACATGTTAAAtgatatttattattataagaCATATTTAGATCATCCAAAGATGGATCATGACTTATAATAATGAAATTAAAGTGTTTCTTAACATACTTGCTGCTTCTATATTCAAAGATAGACATGTATGTTATTTTGAGTATGATTAATTCTTCATTAAAGTATGTTCATTTAGcatcattttattttattgaaaTGTATTTATACATCACCTAAGGTAAATTTAGATACATGATTAAAGTTAAATTGGTTGAAATCCATGAAATTTATTCTAAACATTAATGTATGGGTGTGTTTTAAATGTTTGCAGTTGTTACTACTATGTTTGTCTTGGGCAATACAATGACAAAGTTCAATGGGTTGAACTATGCTGATTGGTCTGAAAAGATTCAGTTTCAACTGGGTTTTATGGACCTGGACATGACATTGATAATGGATGATAAGCCCACAACCATTACAGAGGACAGTATAGAAGATGAAAGGTCTCTTTTTGAGGCTTGGGAAAGGTCCAACAGATTGTCTTTGAACTTGATGAGAATGACAATGGATGAAAATATTAAGCCATTTATACCCAACACTAAAAATACAGGGGAATTTATGAAAAATGTAAAAGAGTATTCAAATTCTGAAATTACAGACAAACCTGTTATGGGGAATTTGATGACTGAGTTGACGACTAAAAAGTTTGAATGGTCTCAACCCATTCATGATCATGTGACTCAAATGAGAAATTTGGCAGCAAAGTTGAAGTCCTTAGGTATGGATGTGAATGAATATTTTCTTGTACAATTTATCACTAACTCGTTTCCTCTTGAGTTTGGACAGTTCCAGGTGAATTACAACACCATCAAAGAAAAATGGAACTTTCAAGAAATTAAGGTCTTGTTGGTTCAAGAAGAATGAAGactaaagaaaataaaaaatcatTCTATTCATCTCATGACTCATGATGAAGTCAGTTGCAGTAAGGTCAAACCCGACAAGAATGACAAGAAGAAGGGCAAAGCTCCTTTAAAGGTTAATGAGGTGCGGAGTCCAATAGGATAAGAAATGTTATTTCTGCAAGGAGAACAAAAGCTTAAAAAAGGATTGTCCTAAAAGGAAGATATGGTTCAAAAATAAAGGTATGTTTTATGTTTCCATAAATTTTGAATCAAATCTTATTGAAGTACCAAATAATAGTTGGTGACTTGATTCGGGTGCGACTACTCACATGTCACATATTATGTAAGGACTCCTTTCGATCTAAATCATAAAAGGAAGTGAAAAGTTTCTTCATATGGGAAACAAAATGAAGGCACTAATAGAGGGAATTGAGACGTATAGGTTGATCTTGGATATTGGTTATCATATAGATCTAAAAAATTATCTTTTTGCACCTAGATATGCTAGGAATTTAGTTTCTGTTGCAAAATTGGGtgaattgaattttaattttAGGATTAGAAATAATGTATTTTCTTTATTTAAAGATTCATACTATTATGGTTATGATATTTTAGTTTATGGTTTATATCGTTTTAATCTTGATCTTAATTTTAAAGAAGCTCTATTTAATACTGAACATGTTGTTGATAGTAAGTGAAGTACAAATAATGAGAGTTTTGCTTATTAGTGACATCAAAGATTATGTCACATATCCAAAGAAATAGTAATGAGGTTAATGAAAGGTGAAATATTACCTCAATTGGATTTTGGTGACTGGAATATATGTTTGGATTGCATTGAACGAAAACACACCAAACAAATATCTAATAGTTCGTCTACAAGAAGTAGTGAACTCCTTGAATTGATACACATTGATATTTGTACTCCCTTAGATATTCCTTCTTTAGGAGGATAAACGTATTTTATCACTTTTATTGATGACTTCTCACATTACTGTTACTTGTATTTATTGAATGAAAAATCTTAATCAGTCGACATGTTAAAAGTATTCATTGATGACGTGGAAATGAAATTGGATAGAAAAGTAAAAATAGTGAGGTCTGATTGAGGTGGTGAATATTATGGAAAATATAATGAGAAAGGATAATTTCCAGGTCCATTTGCAAAGTTTCTAGAAAGTCATGGTATATGTGCA containing:
- the LOC127081356 gene encoding uncharacterized protein LOC127081356; the encoded protein is MTKFNGLNYADWSEKIQFQLGFMDLDMTLIMDDKPTTITEDSIEDERSLFEAWERSNRLSLNLMRMTMDENIKPFIPNTKNTGEFMKNVKEYSNSEITDKPVMGNLMTELTTKKFEWSQPIHDHVTQMRNLAAKLKSLGMDVNEYFLVQFITNSFPLEFGQFQVNYNTIKEKWNFQEIKVLLVQEE